The Streptomyces seoulensis genome contains a region encoding:
- a CDS encoding alpha/beta fold hydrolase, which translates to MTEPAAAPAVRLDLPSGEQVTHRDVAANGARFHIAELGDGPLVLLLHGFPQFWWTWRYQLSALAGAGYRAVAMDLRGVGGSDRTPRGYDPANLALDVTGVIRSLGEPDAALVGHDLGGYLAWTAAAMRPKLVRRLAVVSMPHPRRWRAAMLRDARQTAASSYIWGFQRPWIPERQLTADDGALVGELIRNWSGPRLPEDADVEAYQRAMCVPSTAHCSIEPYRWLVRSLARPDGIQFNRRMKRPVRVPTLHLHGSLDPVTRTRSAAGSGEYVEAPYRWRLFDGLGHFPHEEDPVAFSTELISWLKDPEPDR; encoded by the coding sequence ATGACGGAACCCGCCGCCGCACCAGCCGTACGCCTCGACCTGCCCTCCGGGGAGCAGGTGACGCACCGGGACGTCGCCGCCAACGGCGCGCGTTTCCACATCGCCGAACTGGGCGACGGCCCCCTGGTGCTGCTGCTGCACGGCTTCCCGCAGTTCTGGTGGACCTGGCGGTACCAGTTGTCCGCGCTGGCGGGCGCGGGCTACCGGGCCGTCGCCATGGATCTGCGGGGCGTCGGCGGCAGCGACCGCACCCCGCGCGGGTACGACCCGGCCAACCTCGCGCTGGACGTCACCGGGGTGATCCGCTCGCTCGGCGAGCCGGACGCCGCGCTGGTCGGCCACGACCTGGGCGGTTACCTGGCGTGGACGGCGGCGGCGATGCGGCCGAAGCTGGTGCGGCGGCTCGCCGTGGTGTCCATGCCGCACCCCCGGCGCTGGCGCGCGGCGATGCTGCGGGACGCCCGGCAGACGGCGGCCAGCTCCTACATCTGGGGTTTCCAGCGGCCGTGGATCCCGGAGCGCCAGCTCACCGCCGACGACGGCGCGCTGGTGGGAGAACTGATCCGGAACTGGTCCGGCCCCCGGCTGCCGGAGGACGCGGACGTGGAGGCGTACCAGCGGGCGATGTGCGTCCCGTCGACGGCGCACTGCTCGATCGAGCCGTACCGCTGGCTGGTGCGTTCGCTGGCGCGGCCGGACGGCATCCAGTTCAACCGGCGGATGAAGCGCCCGGTCCGGGTGCCGACGCTGCATCTGCACGGCTCGCTGGACCCGGTCACCCGGACGCGCAGCGCGGCCGGTTCGGGCGAGTACGTGGAGGCGCCGTACCGCTGGCGGCTGTTCGACGGGCTCGGGCACTTCCCGCACGAGGAGGACCCGGTGGCGTTCTCCACCGAGCTGATCAGTTGGCTGAAGGACCCCGAACCCGATCGGTGA
- the nth gene encoding endonuclease III, producing the protein MKSIKNAPAKKAPAKRSGSGATPSGESHTALVRRARRINRELAEVYPYAHPELDFRNPFQLVVATVLSAQTTDLRVNQTTPALFAKYPTPEDLAAADPAEVEEILRPCGFFRAKTRSVIGLSKALVEDFGGEVPGRLEDLVKLPGVGRKTAFVVLGNAFGRPGITVDTHFQRLVRRWKWTEETEPDKIEAAVGALFPKKDWTDLSHHVIWHGRRICHARKPACGACPIAPLCPSYGEGETDPEKARKLLKYEKGGFPGQRLDPPQSYLDAGGIPAPPLGAG; encoded by the coding sequence GTGAAATCCATAAAAAATGCCCCGGCGAAGAAGGCGCCCGCGAAACGGTCCGGCTCGGGCGCGACCCCGTCCGGTGAATCCCACACGGCCCTGGTCCGCCGCGCCCGCCGCATCAACCGCGAACTCGCCGAGGTCTATCCGTACGCCCACCCCGAGCTGGACTTCCGGAACCCCTTCCAGCTCGTGGTCGCCACGGTCCTGTCGGCCCAGACCACCGACCTGCGCGTCAACCAGACGACCCCGGCGCTGTTCGCCAAGTACCCCACCCCGGAGGACCTCGCGGCGGCCGACCCCGCCGAGGTGGAGGAGATCCTGCGGCCCTGCGGCTTCTTCCGCGCCAAGACGCGCTCGGTCATAGGGCTGTCCAAGGCGTTGGTGGAGGACTTCGGCGGCGAGGTGCCCGGCAGGCTGGAGGACCTGGTCAAGCTGCCCGGTGTCGGCCGCAAGACGGCGTTCGTGGTCCTCGGCAATGCCTTCGGCAGGCCCGGCATCACCGTGGACACCCACTTCCAGCGGCTGGTGCGGCGCTGGAAGTGGACCGAGGAGACCGAGCCCGACAAGATCGAGGCCGCGGTCGGCGCGCTCTTCCCCAAGAAGGACTGGACCGACCTGTCCCACCACGTCATCTGGCACGGCCGCCGCATCTGCCATGCCCGCAAGCCCGCCTGCGGCGCCTGCCCCATCGCCCCGCTCTGCCCGTCCTACGGCGAGGGCGAGACCGACCCGGAGAAAGCCCGCAAGCTCCTGAAGTACGAGAAGGGCGGCTTCCCCGGCCAGCGGCTCGACCCGCCGCAGTCCTATCTGGACGCCGGCGGCATCCCGGCCCCGCCGCTGGGGGCCGGATGA
- a CDS encoding Crp/Fnr family transcriptional regulator: protein MDDVLRRNPLFAALDDEQAAELRASMSEVTLARGDSLFHEGDPGDRLYVVTEGKVKLHRTSPDGRENMLAVVGPSELIGELSLFDPGPRTATATALTEVKLLGLGHGDLQPWLNARPEVAGALLRAVARRLRKTNDAMSDLVFSDVPGRVARALLDLSRRFGVQSEEGIHVVHDLTQEELAQLVGASRETVNKALADFAQRGWLRLEARAVILLDVERLAKRSR, encoded by the coding sequence GTGGACGACGTTCTGCGGCGCAACCCGCTCTTCGCGGCTCTTGACGACGAGCAGGCCGCGGAGCTGCGCGCCTCCATGAGTGAGGTGACCCTCGCTCGCGGCGACTCCCTTTTCCACGAGGGCGACCCCGGAGACCGGCTGTACGTCGTCACCGAGGGCAAGGTCAAGCTGCACCGCACCTCCCCCGACGGGCGCGAGAACATGCTCGCCGTCGTCGGCCCCAGCGAGCTGATCGGTGAGCTCTCGCTGTTCGACCCCGGCCCGCGTACGGCCACCGCGACCGCGCTGACCGAGGTCAAGCTGCTCGGCCTCGGCCACGGCGACCTCCAGCCCTGGCTGAACGCACGCCCCGAGGTCGCCGGCGCCCTGCTGCGCGCCGTCGCGCGCCGCCTGCGCAAGACCAACGACGCCATGTCCGACCTGGTCTTCTCCGACGTGCCCGGCCGCGTCGCCCGCGCCCTGCTGGACCTGTCGCGCCGCTTCGGCGTGCAGTCCGAGGAGGGCATCCACGTGGTGCACGACCTCACCCAGGAGGAGCTGGCCCAACTGGTCGGCGCCTCCCGCGAGACGGTCAACAAGGCGCTCGCCGACTTCGCCCAGCGCGGGTGGCTGCGCCTGGAGGCCCGCGCGGTGATCCTGCTGGACGTGGAGCGGCTGGCCAAGCGGTCCCGCTGA
- the nhaA gene encoding Na+/H+ antiporter NhaA — protein sequence MAAPRTPNAARKALDRLSLPERTAVADALRTETVGGVLLLAAAVAALIWANIPALSHAYEAVSHFHLGPSALGLNLSVAHWAADGLLAIFFFVAGVELKRELVAGDLRDPKAAVLPVVAALCGMAVPALVYTLTSLTGGGSAAGWAVPTATDIAFALAVLAVIGTSLPSALRAFLLTLAVVDDLFAILIIAVFFTSRIDFAALGGAVAALALFWLLLRKGVRGWYVYVPLALVIWALMYNSGVHATIAGVAMGLMLRCVTREGEERSPGERLEHLVRPLSAGLAVPLFALFSAGVPVSGGALARVFTQPETLGVVLGLVVGKTIGVFGGTWLTVRFTRASLSDGLAWADVFAVATLAGIGFTVSLLIGELAFTGDAAMTAEVKASVLVGSLIAAICATVLLKIRNARYRRLCEDEERDEDLDGIPDVYEQDDPAYHLRMAEIHEGKAAEHRRTAAELAAAARHARAEVPGGAGDENGRPA from the coding sequence GTGGCCGCGCCCCGCACCCCCAATGCCGCCCGCAAGGCACTCGACCGCCTGTCGCTGCCCGAGCGGACCGCTGTCGCGGATGCGCTGCGCACCGAGACCGTGGGCGGTGTCCTCCTGCTCGCCGCCGCCGTCGCGGCGCTGATCTGGGCCAACATCCCGGCGCTGAGCCACGCCTACGAAGCCGTCAGCCACTTCCACCTCGGCCCCTCCGCCCTCGGCCTGAATCTCTCGGTCGCCCACTGGGCCGCCGACGGCCTGCTGGCGATCTTCTTCTTCGTCGCCGGGGTCGAGCTGAAGCGGGAACTGGTCGCCGGGGACCTGCGCGACCCCAAGGCGGCCGTACTGCCCGTGGTGGCCGCGCTGTGCGGGATGGCCGTACCCGCGCTGGTGTACACGCTCACCAGCCTCACCGGAGGCGGCTCGGCGGCCGGCTGGGCGGTGCCGACCGCCACCGACATCGCCTTCGCGCTGGCCGTCCTCGCGGTGATCGGCACCTCGCTGCCCAGCGCGCTGCGCGCCTTCCTGCTGACCCTCGCCGTGGTGGACGACCTCTTCGCCATCCTGATCATCGCGGTCTTCTTCACCAGCCGGATCGACTTCGCCGCGCTCGGCGGGGCCGTCGCCGCCCTGGCCCTGTTCTGGCTGTTGCTGCGCAAGGGGGTGCGCGGCTGGTACGTGTACGTGCCGCTGGCGCTGGTGATCTGGGCGCTGATGTACAACAGCGGCGTGCACGCGACCATCGCCGGTGTGGCGATGGGCCTGATGCTCCGTTGCGTCACCCGTGAGGGTGAGGAGCGGTCACCGGGTGAACGGCTGGAGCACCTGGTGCGGCCACTGTCGGCCGGGCTCGCGGTGCCGCTGTTCGCGCTGTTCAGCGCGGGGGTACCGGTGTCCGGCGGAGCGCTCGCGCGGGTGTTCACTCAGCCGGAGACGCTCGGCGTGGTGCTCGGGCTGGTCGTGGGCAAGACGATCGGTGTCTTCGGCGGGACCTGGCTGACCGTGCGCTTCACCCGCGCCTCGCTGAGCGACGGGCTGGCCTGGGCGGACGTGTTCGCGGTCGCCACGCTCGCCGGGATCGGCTTCACCGTCTCCCTGCTCATCGGCGAGCTGGCCTTCACCGGCGACGCCGCCATGACCGCCGAGGTGAAGGCGTCCGTCCTCGTCGGATCGCTGATCGCGGCCATCTGTGCGACCGTGCTGCTGAAGATACGTAACGCCAGGTACCGGCGGCTGTGCGAGGACGAGGAGCGCGACGAGGACCTGGACGGCATCCCCGACGTCTATGAGCAGGACGACCCGGCGTACCACCTGCGCATGGCCGAGATCCACGAGGGAAAGGCCGCCGAGCACCGGCGCACGGCCGCCGAGCTGGCCGCCGCCGCGCGCCACGCGCGTGCCGAAGTGCCGGGCGGGGCAGGCGATGAGAACGGTCGTCCGGCATGA
- a CDS encoding NUDIX hydrolase yields the protein MTYTRDTHEGPVALRREGLPDWLEPVARAAETVQPLQLSRFLPPEDGGGRQSAVLILFGEGERGPELLLMERSGSLRSHAGQPSFPGGALDAVDGDPKTDGPLRAALREAEEETGLDPAGVQLFGVLPALYIPVSEFVVTPVLGWWREPSPVGVVDPNETARVFTAPVADLTDPANRAITVHPSGHRGPAFLVESALVWGFTAGVIDRLLHYAGWERPWDRTRQVPLDRWS from the coding sequence ATGACGTACACGCGTGACACGCACGAGGGTCCGGTGGCGCTGCGCAGGGAGGGTCTGCCGGACTGGCTGGAGCCGGTGGCGCGGGCCGCCGAGACGGTCCAGCCGCTCCAGCTCAGCCGCTTCCTGCCGCCGGAGGACGGCGGCGGCCGCCAGTCGGCGGTGCTGATCCTGTTCGGCGAGGGCGAGCGCGGCCCCGAACTGCTGCTGATGGAGCGCTCCGGCTCGCTGCGCTCCCACGCGGGACAGCCCTCCTTCCCCGGCGGCGCCCTCGACGCGGTGGACGGCGACCCCAAGACCGACGGCCCGCTGCGGGCGGCGCTGCGCGAGGCGGAGGAGGAGACCGGGCTCGACCCGGCCGGCGTCCAGCTCTTCGGCGTGCTGCCCGCCCTCTACATCCCGGTCAGCGAGTTCGTCGTCACCCCCGTCCTCGGCTGGTGGCGCGAGCCCAGCCCGGTCGGTGTCGTCGACCCCAACGAGACCGCCCGCGTCTTCACCGCCCCCGTGGCGGATCTCACGGACCCGGCCAACCGCGCCATCACCGTGCACCCCAGCGGCCATCGGGGCCCCGCATTCCTGGTCGAATCGGCCCTGGTGTGGGGCTTCACGGCCGGTGTCATCGACCGCCTGCTGCACTACGCGGGCTGGGAGCGCCCCTGGGACAGAACCCGGCAGGTCCCGCTCGACCGGTGGTCGTGA
- a CDS encoding phage holin family protein: MSAPDGSPVGAEHSIGQLVASATTEMSALVHDEIALAKAQLKRDVKRGAASGGAFSVAGAVLVFSLPMLNFALAYGIRTWSHWNLAVCFLLSFAANVLLAGLLALIGVTFAKKAKKSKGPQKVAASMKQSAGVLQKAKPHPRELPAADRTRKAVARSSS, translated from the coding sequence ATGAGCGCACCCGACGGCAGCCCGGTCGGCGCCGAACACAGCATCGGCCAACTGGTCGCCTCGGCGACGACCGAGATGTCGGCGCTGGTGCACGACGAGATCGCGCTGGCGAAGGCGCAGCTCAAGCGGGACGTGAAGCGCGGCGCGGCGAGCGGCGGGGCCTTCTCGGTCGCGGGCGCGGTGCTGGTGTTCTCGCTGCCGATGCTCAACTTCGCGCTGGCGTACGGCATCCGGACCTGGAGCCACTGGAACCTCGCGGTGTGCTTCCTGCTGTCCTTCGCGGCCAACGTGCTGCTGGCCGGCCTGCTCGCCCTGATCGGCGTGACGTTCGCCAAGAAGGCCAAGAAGAGCAAGGGCCCGCAGAAGGTCGCCGCGTCCATGAAGCAGTCGGCGGGCGTGCTCCAGAAGGCCAAGCCGCACCCGCGCGAGCTGCCTGCGGCGGACCGCACCCGCAAGGCTGTGGCACGCTCGTCCTCATGA
- the acs gene encoding acetate--CoA ligase has translation MSNESLANLLREERRFAPPADLAANANVTAEAYEKADADRLGFWAEQARRLSWAKEPTKTLDWSNPPFAKWFEDGELNVAYNCVDRHVEAGNGDRVAIHFEGEPGDSRSLTYAELKDEVSKAANALLELGVRKGDRVAIYMPMIPETAIAMLASARIGAAHSVVFGGFSADALATRIKDADAKVVITADGGYRRGQPSALKPAVDDAVAKAGTVEHVLVVRRTGQDVAFDAERDVWWDELVGRQSAEHTPEAFDAEHPLFILYTSGTTGKPKGILHTSGGYLTQAAYTHWAVFDLKPETDVYWCTADVGWVTGHSYIVYGPLANGATQVMYEGTPDTPHQGRFWEIVEKYRVSILYTAPTAIRTFMKWGDDIPAQFDLTSLRVLGSVGEPINPEAWVWYRKNIGADRTPVVDTWWQTETGAMMISPLPGVTETKPGSAQRPLPGISATVVDDEANEVPNGGGGYLVLTEPWPSMLRTIWGDDQRFLDTYWSRFQGKYFAGDGAKKDDDGDIWLLGRVDDVMLVSGHNISTTEVESALVSHPAVAEAAVVGAADETTGQAIVAFVILRGSAAEDEKLVAELRDHVGATLGPIAKPKRVLPVAELPKTRSGKIMRRLLRDVAENRQLGDVTTLTDSTVMTLIQSKLPSSASED, from the coding sequence GTGAGCAACGAGAGCCTGGCCAACCTTCTTCGGGAGGAGCGACGCTTCGCGCCGCCGGCCGATCTGGCCGCGAACGCCAACGTCACGGCCGAGGCGTACGAAAAGGCCGACGCCGACCGGCTCGGCTTCTGGGCCGAGCAGGCCCGCAGGCTGAGCTGGGCCAAGGAGCCGACGAAGACGCTGGACTGGTCGAACCCGCCGTTCGCCAAGTGGTTCGAGGACGGCGAGCTGAACGTCGCCTACAACTGCGTGGACCGGCATGTGGAGGCCGGCAACGGCGACCGCGTCGCCATCCACTTCGAGGGCGAGCCGGGCGACAGCCGCTCCCTCACCTACGCCGAGCTGAAGGACGAGGTCTCCAAGGCGGCCAACGCGCTGCTGGAGCTGGGTGTCCGCAAGGGCGACCGGGTCGCCATCTACATGCCGATGATCCCCGAGACCGCGATCGCCATGCTGGCCTCGGCCCGCATCGGCGCCGCGCACTCGGTGGTCTTCGGCGGCTTCTCCGCGGACGCGCTGGCCACCCGCATCAAGGACGCGGACGCCAAGGTCGTCATCACCGCCGACGGCGGATACCGCCGCGGCCAGCCGTCCGCGCTCAAGCCCGCCGTGGACGACGCGGTCGCCAAGGCCGGCACCGTCGAGCACGTGCTGGTGGTCCGCCGTACCGGGCAGGACGTGGCGTTCGACGCCGAGCGGGACGTGTGGTGGGACGAGCTGGTCGGGCGCCAGTCGGCCGAGCACACCCCGGAGGCGTTCGACGCGGAGCACCCGCTGTTCATCCTCTACACCTCCGGCACCACGGGTAAGCCCAAGGGCATCCTGCACACCTCGGGCGGCTACCTCACCCAGGCCGCATACACCCACTGGGCCGTGTTCGACCTCAAGCCGGAGACGGACGTCTACTGGTGCACGGCCGACGTCGGCTGGGTCACCGGCCACTCGTACATCGTGTACGGCCCGCTGGCCAACGGCGCGACGCAGGTGATGTACGAGGGCACCCCGGACACCCCGCACCAGGGCCGCTTCTGGGAGATCGTCGAGAAGTACCGGGTCTCGATCCTGTACACCGCGCCGACCGCGATCCGGACGTTCATGAAGTGGGGCGACGACATCCCCGCACAGTTCGACCTGACCTCGCTCAGGGTGCTGGGTTCGGTGGGCGAGCCGATCAACCCCGAGGCGTGGGTCTGGTACCGCAAGAACATCGGCGCCGACCGCACCCCGGTCGTGGACACCTGGTGGCAGACCGAGACCGGCGCGATGATGATCTCGCCGCTGCCGGGCGTGACCGAGACCAAGCCCGGTTCCGCGCAGCGCCCGCTGCCCGGCATCAGCGCCACCGTCGTCGACGACGAGGCCAACGAGGTGCCGAACGGGGGCGGCGGCTACCTGGTCCTCACCGAGCCGTGGCCGTCGATGCTCCGCACCATCTGGGGCGACGACCAGCGGTTCCTGGACACGTACTGGTCGCGTTTCCAGGGCAAGTACTTCGCCGGGGACGGCGCGAAGAAGGACGACGACGGGGACATCTGGCTCCTCGGCCGCGTGGACGACGTGATGCTGGTGTCGGGCCACAACATCTCCACCACGGAGGTGGAGTCGGCGCTGGTGTCGCACCCCGCCGTCGCCGAGGCGGCCGTCGTCGGCGCGGCCGACGAGACGACCGGACAGGCCATCGTCGCGTTCGTCATCCTGCGCGGCTCGGCCGCCGAGGACGAGAAGCTGGTCGCCGAGCTGCGCGACCACGTCGGCGCCACCCTCGGCCCGATCGCCAAGCCCAAGCGGGTACTGCCGGTCGCTGAGCTGCCAAAGACCCGCTCCGGGAAGATCATGCGCCGGCTGCTGCGGGACGTGGCGGAGAACCGTCAGCTCGGAGACGTCACCACGCTGACGGACTCCACGGTCATGACGCTCATCCAGTCCAAGCTGCCGTCCTCGGCGAGCGAGGACTGA
- a CDS encoding MarP family serine protease yields MNVLDILLLLAAAWFAVVGYRQGFVVGILSVIGFLGGGLLTVYALPPVWDAVTHDAEVSTAAAVVAVIVVIVVASVGQALTTHLGNKLRRHITWSPARALDATGGALVNVVAMLLVAWLIGSALAQTTLPTLGREVRGSKVLVGMDQVLPAQSNTWFKDFTSVLAQNGFPQVFSPFSDEQIREVQPPDPALAGSTVATRAQRSIVKVTGTARSCGKVLEGSGFVFDRRRVMTNAHVVGGVDEPTVQIGGEGRKYDATVVLYDWRRDIAVLDVPDLQAPVLRFAAGDAESGDGAIVAGFPENGAYDVRAARVRGRITANGPDIYHRGTVGRDVYSLYTTVRQGNSGGPLLTPQGRVYGVVFAKSLDDAETGYALTADEIRQDIARGRTANSQVGTDNCAL; encoded by the coding sequence TTGAACGTGCTGGACATCCTGTTGTTGCTGGCCGCCGCGTGGTTCGCGGTCGTGGGCTACCGCCAGGGCTTCGTCGTCGGCATCCTGTCGGTGATCGGCTTCCTCGGCGGCGGCCTGCTCACCGTCTACGCGCTGCCCCCGGTCTGGGACGCCGTGACCCATGACGCGGAGGTCAGCACCGCGGCCGCCGTCGTCGCGGTCATCGTCGTCATCGTCGTCGCCTCCGTCGGGCAGGCCCTCACCACCCACCTGGGCAACAAGCTGCGCCGCCACATCACGTGGTCCCCGGCCCGCGCGCTGGACGCCACCGGCGGCGCCCTGGTCAACGTGGTCGCCATGCTGCTGGTCGCGTGGCTGATCGGCTCCGCCCTCGCCCAGACCACGCTGCCGACGCTCGGCCGGGAGGTCCGCGGCTCCAAGGTGCTGGTCGGGATGGACCAGGTGCTGCCCGCGCAGTCCAACACCTGGTTCAAGGACTTCACCTCGGTCCTCGCGCAGAACGGCTTCCCGCAGGTCTTCAGCCCGTTCTCCGACGAGCAGATCCGCGAGGTCCAGCCGCCCGACCCGGCCCTCGCGGGCAGCACCGTGGCCACCAGGGCCCAGCGCTCCATCGTCAAGGTCACCGGCACCGCCCGCAGTTGCGGCAAGGTGCTGGAGGGCTCCGGCTTCGTCTTCGACCGGCGGCGCGTGATGACCAACGCCCACGTCGTCGGCGGCGTCGACGAACCCACCGTCCAGATAGGCGGCGAGGGCCGCAAGTACGACGCCACGGTGGTGCTCTACGACTGGCGGCGCGACATCGCCGTGCTGGACGTGCCCGACCTCCAGGCGCCCGTGCTGCGGTTCGCCGCCGGGGACGCCGAGAGCGGGGACGGCGCGATCGTGGCCGGCTTCCCGGAGAACGGCGCGTACGACGTGCGCGCGGCGCGCGTGCGCGGGCGCATCACGGCCAACGGCCCGGACATCTACCACCGGGGCACGGTCGGCCGTGATGTGTACTCGCTCTACACCACCGTCCGCCAGGGCAACTCCGGCGGCCCGCTGCTGACCCCTCAGGGGAGGGTGTACGGCGTGGTGTTCGCCAAGTCGCTGGACGACGCCGAGACCGGATACGCCCTCACCGCCGACGAGATCCGCCAGGACATCGCCCGGGGGCGCACGGCGAACAGTCAGGTGGGTACCGACAACTGCGCCCTGTGA